TTATTACTATTTGGATTAGTACAATAGCATTTGTTGGAGCTGGATTTGTAGGTTGGGGGTCTTATAATTATGGATCTAAAGGTGGAGTTGTTGCTAAAGTTGGTAGTAAAGAGGTAACTATTGAAGAGTATCAACAAGAGTACTCAAATCTTTATGGTGAATACGCTAGGATGTTTGGTCCAATGTTTTCAAAAGAGTTAGCAGAGCAACTAAAATTAAAAGATATTGCATTTAAAAAAGTTTTAGAAAAAAATCTAATTATGGCATATGGGGATTCTATTGGTTTTATGGCAACAGATGAAGAAGTTGCAAAAGAGCTTTTAAAATATGAAGTTTTTCAAAAAGATGGAAAGTTTGATAAAGATACTTATATAAAAGTTTTAAATCAAAATAAAATGACACCAAAAGATTTTGAAGATAATTTAAAAAATGAGATTTTATTTCAAAAGACTCAAAATTTATTTATTTTAAATCCTAGTTTAAAAGAGATTGAAAACTTAAGTAAATTATTATTTATTGAAGATGATATTACAATTAAAATTTTATCGCTAAATGATATGAAAGTAGAGATTAAACCTGAAGAGTTAAAATCATATCATGAAGCAAATAAAAATAGTTATATGAGTGAAGTTTCTTATGATTTAGAGATTAAAACTATCCCTTTAATATCTTCAAATTCAAGTGAAGATGAGATAAAAGTACAATATGAAAAATTTAAATCTGATTATAAATTTGAAGATGGAAGAATAAAATCTTTTGATGAAGCAAAAGAGCAAGTAATTGCTGACTTAGATGAAAAGTTTACAAAAAAAGAGGCTTTAAACTTATATTTAAAACTTAAAAAAGATGAAGAAAAGTTTGATAAAAGTGGGAATTTTGTTCAATCAAAACTTCCTTTTTTAGCTGAAAATATAGAGAAAATAAATGAAATAAAGAGTGGAGATATTACAAAACCATTCTTTGAAAATAAGAACTATTATATAGTAAAACTTGTAGGTAAAAAACCTTCAGCTCCTCTTAGTTTTGAAGAGGCAAAAGATAAAGTTACACTTAATTTTGAAAAAGAGTTAAAATCAAAAAAACTTGATGAGATTGCAAATAGTACTTTAGAAGGATTTACAGGAGATAATATTAATAATGTTACAAGAGAATCTATTTCAAAAATAACTAATCTTGAGCAACAAGAAGCAGCAAATTTTTTAAATCAATTATTCTCTTCGACAAAAAAAGAGGGTGTTAT
The Aliarcobacter faecis genome window above contains:
- a CDS encoding peptidylprolyl isomerase produces the protein MITWMQRHKKWLVITIWISTIAFVGAGFVGWGSYNYGSKGGVVAKVGSKEVTIEEYQQEYSNLYGEYARMFGPMFSKELAEQLKLKDIAFKKVLEKNLIMAYGDSIGFMATDEEVAKELLKYEVFQKDGKFDKDTYIKVLNQNKMTPKDFEDNLKNEILFQKTQNLFILNPSLKEIENLSKLLFIEDDITIKILSLNDMKVEIKPEELKSYHEANKNSYMSEVSYDLEIKTIPLISSNSSEDEIKVQYEKFKSDYKFEDGRIKSFDEAKEQVIADLDEKFTKKEALNLYLKLKKDEEKFDKSGNFVQSKLPFLAENIEKINEIKSGDITKPFFENKNYYIVKLVGKKPSAPLSFEEAKDKVTLNFEKELKSKKLDEIANSTLEGFTGDNINNVTRESISKITNLEQQEAANFLNQLFSSTKKEGVIRLENKAVLYRINDSKMASYDKSKDELVKNAAIQVQESDLINNLLKKLETMYTIKTSIQTKE